In Paenibacillus hexagrammi, the following are encoded in one genomic region:
- a CDS encoding CARDB domain-containing protein translates to MKKCIRYISVLMLVILGAELDITQFLGEELVEVFAASPSTVTAPIDFPSDIAKHGSDGKYYSTNNYLSGGIVSITNVPEGNVIQRIWHHGEDVTPPAAIGVKDYIAPVNDTHTFAKRKVVSTDNTTGTRGYYAWYRYIPGGSQGLNWYADVFDKSGNPVKISCGPSNIGPAKFHRSSSAPTEDIKGYHMPKFPGCSSTDFGDDLQSLSLGAQRDSDRPFTTDDAVTIPDSAVYGVIATSADVNEDNAPIPGPNSQQGLVRSSSIPDSSIEVAPNTNDAGQYRVTFQQQFTEVTDKESTQEINTPPNGAKVITYYEAFKVDLQGYTNQYDGEVIVEYGPPPNVPNLVAISVTAPSCVEVNKTETYTFTLANSGGTDITTPFQAKVVIDGTTFKTYDYTGLAAGASKTENFTKNFGGTSGFNVAVIVDTVTGENNPSDNSKAITVTPKSTCAPAEIPPNIDGDFSIEKTTLPYGRSNTMLPVGVAVTGSKDGVACKMTQFGFIFEQDGIIRDYVDTKSSATTQGFSGPPYPGGMGEGQVNVKMKIVSSCGNEKIVGPKTFTITIPPNNNPPFGSPGWFARGNTNNYPDINEVVVGNYVDLGIIKDKSKTPEEPYDPEGDGFFPTWDFSGSTDPWIQNLGDSKNGYGFYEHDERFSNIKADVLGSHTVKMKLTDTRGSQSSWRSATINVVKPNPIAACEAPTQMKSNRPLAPSAINADKSRSPLGLTIDHSKDEWTNKQSTYSNTGSSDITVTVTLNKVYDSNGLASENTSSCNIIVHPDAPPFAKINAPALGIRGEEYEILNESTSPDGDTLTQTLWWYRYDANNDGTFNDVTENWVPVTGTMSKYIFNPGKVGKYKFKLRTIEEYGAYAEAESGVMDVINQAPEVSFDLSGNEPNPDSNLPTSYKASDILSNWTLVASNSNTLISKSPVYNWENDNEALTTGAGKGKEKQYPGINLLSNPSGPSEGQAYNSPLADNGFGKNGLSVYKAMTAPTPAYSQPLLLPVAEYEDGAPTGNYIPGSFVSGDTQIESDRTHLYFKTVGESYGSTFYALNKNKIGKISQTVDEDDKRSCSDCLSTYTYHYHWLDGNPYDYWLNYTNLPTDNLLQEKEVPYYSNGSQTSTVKVKENIEYSSVTQTFTEKTVYMTFAKNTPRSVSYSSGKNNYYYNTVWMVCTYNAMDGVLIGCFDRPGSNVTKATLNKGDHIVFLFDSQGSYSSNGFFGDSYAEVDRYGNVVDIADIPVNTNNPWISVTYEKKYQQYGGRVRSYDPPRYLTTSCHFNQYYTNNPYTDMEGNFYFYEEKVCTDSDGSIFKGTDWNYRNYPELEFGIYVAKYDKNFNLVWRARTGGNSLFFSGSFIHNWKDNLQNMIVNPMTRTLITKTLYTVPSGYTDDYSIINNTISMDTGAVWGWGSPQLEGMSFPMHPDGSGNLQSGTCAATIFNQCSNINTAVGRRIAGTVSHSSTGTDIRSEKPFSEYMGDGLLLSSYMYYSFMSGAPNNPPTGNTVYWIDKGPVAEAVPIIPRYQFGQFISPNAASDTEILFNFKTEQNKVDTEKFGFSFRMQDGMNRYAIEFDGSSMYLAKYVGGVRTVLASSVYNLQDSKSYNVKVRTMGNTLNVWVNKVNYFSDIVDNTYPIGGRYGPFSDKSFVTFSGMSTKPYAETAAWDSDYAILNEETGKAELKYDDVVMKDPENDPMAGSFSWTYTHTPMFIDNGELSSLSGQSFSSGQPVLDRVGRWDVTLQAMDDPYPLPMYKFPNMTFDPYRKASNTFKKSIIVHRRPIAEFTLNMESDGSVTWKDTSYDPDRYNAATSHYEPGYVISRGIVERRYWYIAPDGTSSNTQLTRVTDSGTYIVGLQVKDEFGAWSWQAVNTLDVGLKPNHLPQAVLTFPDGSHDTPSYLQPGTYATIQWAQTDMDLDTTYTAYEVMYSSCYISGWSGQETCSDQSYSQTFSTKQEAWSWFAEYRINGSASEKWKVKVRVKDEVAWSPWSNEGWLGSQRPPTVELTYPTGTYETPTQVAVTKPTITWNQQDEDTGRISYQQIRLWSEDNRVLASADISVPAANRTKLSDSWTVNVDLPVGSKVKVQVRVMNEQSVWSDWSQLGWMVRVVPVQSA, encoded by the coding sequence ATGAAGAAATGCATAAGGTACATTAGCGTTCTAATGCTTGTCATATTGGGCGCTGAATTAGATATTACACAGTTTTTAGGCGAGGAGCTTGTGGAAGTCTTCGCTGCCTCGCCAAGTACTGTTACTGCTCCGATTGACTTTCCTTCTGATATAGCAAAGCATGGGTCGGATGGAAAATACTATTCAACCAATAACTACCTGTCTGGAGGGATCGTTAGCATTACAAATGTTCCGGAAGGTAATGTTATTCAGAGAATATGGCATCATGGGGAAGATGTAACCCCACCTGCAGCTATTGGTGTTAAAGATTACATCGCACCGGTAAATGATACACACACTTTTGCGAAAAGAAAGGTCGTCTCTACAGATAACACTACAGGGACACGGGGATATTACGCATGGTACCGGTACATTCCGGGAGGTTCTCAGGGGCTAAACTGGTACGCAGATGTCTTTGACAAAAGCGGAAACCCAGTGAAGATAAGTTGCGGCCCATCTAATATTGGACCAGCTAAATTTCACCGTAGTTCATCCGCACCGACGGAAGACATCAAAGGGTATCATATGCCGAAATTTCCGGGATGTTCTTCAACCGACTTTGGTGATGATTTACAATCTCTGAGTTTAGGAGCGCAGAGAGACTCTGATAGACCTTTCACAACTGACGACGCAGTAACCATTCCTGATTCAGCTGTTTACGGAGTTATTGCCACATCCGCTGACGTGAATGAGGATAATGCCCCTATTCCGGGACCAAATAGCCAGCAGGGACTCGTGCGTTCATCATCAATTCCAGATTCGTCTATCGAAGTTGCACCAAATACAAATGATGCTGGTCAATACCGTGTGACGTTTCAACAACAATTTACAGAGGTTACAGACAAAGAATCAACACAAGAAATCAATACACCTCCAAATGGTGCGAAGGTTATAACTTACTATGAAGCTTTCAAAGTAGACTTACAAGGATACACAAACCAATACGATGGTGAGGTTATAGTTGAGTATGGACCTCCACCAAATGTACCAAATTTAGTAGCTATTTCTGTTACAGCTCCCTCCTGTGTTGAGGTAAATAAAACAGAAACCTACACTTTTACTTTAGCAAACAGCGGTGGCACAGATATTACGACCCCATTCCAAGCCAAAGTCGTCATAGACGGAACAACTTTCAAGACCTATGACTATACGGGGCTTGCAGCTGGGGCTAGCAAGACTGAAAATTTCACTAAGAATTTCGGCGGAACTTCGGGATTTAACGTTGCAGTCATCGTGGATACAGTTACCGGTGAGAACAATCCTTCCGATAACAGCAAAGCAATCACGGTGACCCCAAAATCTACATGCGCACCTGCTGAGATACCACCGAATATAGATGGGGATTTCAGTATTGAAAAAACGACGCTTCCCTACGGACGGAGCAATACTATGTTACCTGTTGGTGTAGCCGTTACAGGATCCAAAGACGGTGTCGCATGCAAGATGACCCAATTCGGCTTCATTTTCGAGCAGGATGGTATAATACGGGATTACGTTGATACAAAGTCGTCAGCAACGACCCAAGGTTTTTCCGGACCTCCCTATCCCGGTGGAATGGGTGAAGGACAAGTTAATGTGAAAATGAAGATCGTTTCCTCATGTGGTAACGAAAAGATAGTCGGTCCTAAGACCTTCACAATTACGATCCCACCCAACAACAACCCACCATTCGGCTCACCTGGGTGGTTTGCGAGAGGTAATACGAATAACTATCCAGACATCAATGAAGTTGTAGTAGGCAACTACGTAGATCTCGGAATTATCAAAGATAAATCCAAGACCCCCGAAGAGCCTTACGATCCGGAGGGCGATGGTTTTTTCCCGACGTGGGATTTTTCCGGTAGTACGGACCCATGGATTCAAAATTTGGGGGATAGCAAGAATGGTTATGGATTTTATGAACATGACGAACGCTTCAGTAACATTAAGGCTGATGTATTAGGGAGTCACACGGTTAAGATGAAACTGACGGACACAAGAGGCTCACAAAGCTCTTGGAGATCGGCTACAATTAATGTTGTCAAACCGAATCCTATTGCAGCTTGTGAGGCACCAACGCAAATGAAATCCAACCGTCCGTTAGCACCGTCAGCTATCAATGCCGATAAAAGCCGTAGCCCCTTGGGCCTAACCATTGATCATTCAAAAGACGAGTGGACGAACAAACAGTCAACGTATTCGAATACAGGTTCGAGTGACATCACAGTCACAGTTACGTTGAACAAAGTGTATGATTCCAATGGATTGGCTTCCGAAAACACAAGTAGTTGTAATATTATTGTTCATCCTGATGCCCCACCGTTTGCCAAGATCAATGCTCCCGCATTAGGAATTCGAGGAGAAGAATATGAAATCTTAAACGAATCAACAAGTCCAGACGGAGATACCCTTACTCAGACGTTGTGGTGGTATAGGTATGATGCCAATAATGACGGCACATTCAATGATGTGACAGAAAATTGGGTTCCGGTAACAGGAACAATGAGTAAGTACATTTTCAACCCTGGGAAAGTCGGCAAGTACAAATTCAAGCTTAGAACCATAGAAGAATACGGCGCATATGCGGAAGCGGAATCCGGTGTGATGGATGTGATAAACCAAGCACCAGAGGTATCCTTTGACTTATCCGGCAATGAGCCGAATCCAGATTCGAACCTGCCAACCTCATATAAAGCCTCGGATATTCTCTCCAATTGGACCCTAGTAGCAAGTAATTCCAACACCTTAATCAGTAAGAGTCCCGTGTATAACTGGGAAAATGATAATGAAGCATTAACGACAGGAGCCGGTAAGGGGAAGGAAAAGCAATACCCCGGGATCAATCTACTATCAAATCCTTCAGGTCCAAGTGAGGGCCAAGCGTATAATTCGCCTTTAGCAGATAATGGATTTGGGAAAAATGGTTTATCTGTCTATAAAGCGATGACGGCTCCAACGCCAGCATACTCACAGCCGCTTCTTTTGCCAGTCGCGGAATACGAGGATGGAGCTCCGACGGGGAACTACATTCCTGGTAGTTTTGTAAGCGGGGATACGCAGATCGAAAGTGACAGGACACACCTATACTTTAAAACGGTAGGCGAATCCTATGGTTCAACTTTTTACGCATTAAATAAAAACAAAATCGGCAAAATTAGTCAAACCGTAGACGAGGATGATAAACGCTCTTGCAGTGATTGTCTTTCAACCTACACGTATCATTACCATTGGTTAGATGGAAACCCATACGACTATTGGTTGAACTATACAAATCTACCGACAGATAACTTATTACAGGAAAAAGAGGTTCCATACTATAGCAACGGGTCGCAAACCAGTACGGTCAAAGTAAAGGAAAATATCGAGTACAGTTCGGTAACTCAAACATTTACTGAAAAAACCGTCTATATGACCTTTGCTAAAAATACGCCGAGATCGGTTAGCTACAGCAGTGGCAAGAACAATTATTACTATAATACGGTTTGGATGGTATGCACATATAACGCTATGGATGGTGTTTTAATAGGTTGTTTTGATAGACCCGGTAGCAATGTCACGAAAGCAACCCTGAACAAAGGGGATCACATCGTATTTTTGTTTGATAGTCAAGGTTCATACAGCTCTAATGGTTTTTTTGGTGATAGCTATGCAGAAGTGGATCGGTACGGAAATGTAGTTGATATCGCAGATATCCCGGTAAATACGAATAATCCATGGATATCCGTGACCTACGAGAAGAAGTACCAACAGTACGGAGGGAGGGTCAGAAGCTACGATCCGCCTCGGTATCTCACAACATCTTGTCATTTTAACCAATACTATACGAATAATCCGTATACGGACATGGAGGGGAATTTTTATTTTTATGAAGAAAAGGTTTGTACGGATTCGGACGGTTCCATATTTAAAGGGACGGATTGGAATTATAGGAACTATCCCGAGCTGGAATTTGGAATTTATGTGGCGAAATACGATAAAAATTTCAATCTAGTTTGGAGAGCTAGAACCGGCGGAAATTCACTTTTTTTCAGTGGAAGCTTCATTCATAATTGGAAAGATAATTTACAAAATATGATCGTTAATCCAATGACACGTACTCTTATTACTAAGACATTGTATACGGTACCGAGTGGTTATACGGATGATTACTCCATCATCAATAATACGATAAGTATGGATACAGGTGCTGTATGGGGGTGGGGGAGCCCGCAGCTGGAAGGAATGAGCTTCCCGATGCATCCGGATGGATCTGGAAATCTGCAGTCCGGCACCTGCGCAGCTACGATCTTTAATCAATGCTCCAATATCAATACAGCAGTAGGTAGGCGCATTGCCGGTACGGTGAGCCATTCGTCAACCGGCACGGATATCAGGAGCGAGAAGCCCTTCAGTGAATATATGGGAGACGGCCTTCTGCTCAGCAGCTATATGTACTATTCATTCATGAGCGGAGCACCTAATAATCCACCAACAGGGAATACGGTTTATTGGATTGACAAAGGACCGGTTGCGGAAGCAGTTCCGATTATACCTCGTTATCAGTTTGGACAGTTTATATCGCCTAACGCTGCTAGTGATACGGAGATCCTGTTTAATTTTAAGACGGAACAAAATAAAGTAGATACCGAGAAGTTCGGTTTCTCCTTTCGGATGCAGGATGGAATGAATCGCTATGCCATTGAATTTGATGGTTCAAGCATGTACCTGGCTAAATATGTTGGCGGAGTCAGAACAGTGTTGGCATCATCGGTGTATAACCTCCAGGATAGTAAAAGCTACAATGTCAAAGTTCGTACAATGGGGAACACCTTGAATGTTTGGGTGAATAAAGTGAATTATTTTTCTGATATTGTTGACAACACGTATCCAATAGGCGGGAGGTATGGACCATTTAGCGATAAAAGCTTTGTTACCTTCAGTGGAATGTCTACGAAGCCTTATGCAGAGACAGCTGCATGGGATTCAGATTATGCCATTCTGAATGAAGAAACAGGCAAGGCTGAATTAAAATACGATGATGTTGTCATGAAGGATCCAGAAAACGATCCAATGGCGGGTTCATTTTCATGGACGTATACGCATACTCCCATGTTTATCGATAATGGCGAACTTTCTTCGTTAAGCGGCCAAAGCTTTTCTTCCGGGCAGCCCGTGTTAGATCGTGTAGGCAGATGGGATGTGACGTTACAAGCGATGGATGACCCTTATCCACTTCCTATGTATAAATTCCCCAATATGACGTTTGACCCTTATCGAAAGGCTTCTAACACATTTAAGAAAAGTATCATCGTTCATCGAAGACCCATAGCCGAGTTTACGCTGAACATGGAGAGTGACGGTTCGGTTACATGGAAGGATACCAGCTATGATCCTGACCGATACAACGCAGCTACCAGTCATTATGAACCGGGTTATGTAATAAGCCGCGGAATCGTGGAGAGAAGATATTGGTATATTGCTCCTGATGGCACATCATCGAATACCCAGCTTACTAGAGTTACGGACTCCGGTACCTATATCGTTGGGTTGCAAGTGAAAGATGAATTTGGCGCATGGTCCTGGCAGGCAGTAAATACGCTTGATGTGGGACTGAAGCCTAACCATTTGCCGCAGGCAGTACTTACTTTCCCGGACGGCTCGCATGATACGCCGAGTTACCTGCAGCCAGGAACGTACGCGACCATCCAGTGGGCGCAGACGGATATGGATCTAGACACAACGTATACGGCGTATGAGGTGATGTACTCCTCTTGTTATATCTCCGGTTGGAGCGGGCAGGAAACATGCAGCGATCAATCCTACTCTCAAACGTTTAGTACGAAGCAGGAAGCTTGGTCATGGTTTGCTGAGTACCGTATCAATGGTTCGGCAAGCGAGAAGTGGAAGGTAAAGGTCAGAGTTAAGGATGAAGTTGCCTGGTCCCCATGGTCGAATGAGGGATGGCTGGGTAGTCAGCGTCCTCCTACGGTTGAACTTACCTATCCCACAGGTACCTATGAAACCCCGACACAAGTGGCTGTAACGAAACCGACGATCACATGGAATCAACAAGATGAGGATACCGGCCGGATCTCCTATCAGCAAATTCGCTTGTGGAGTGAAGACAATCGTGTTCTTGCCAGCGCGGATATCAGTGTTCCTGCAGCGAATCGGACGAAGTTATCCGACAGTTGGACAGTAAATGTAGATTTGCCGGTTGGATCTAAGGTAAAGGTTCAAGTTCGGGTTATGAATGAACAGTCCGTATGGTCGGATTGGAGTCAATTGGGATGGATGGTGCGTGTTGTTCCTGTACAATCTGCGTAG
- a CDS encoding S-layer homology domain-containing protein translates to MKELSFTNQTNPRNQTSIKKKLLTISVGILVLSTLHTMPIMADDNPTGFADMRDHWAQKAVATAIAKKYVDGYSDGSFRPENYVSTAEFIKMVVTATQLPVSGSTDGSEWYVPYMKAAVEKGIVREDSITSDTLNKPISRVEMAKIVVRATDPALQQKIVSLNDQGAMYMATSKGLIQGLANGELAPDGSTTRAQSVTIIERILSLNSGQKLETDKYAVSNAELALKKTNLFSMIPAFSGLQPSGHEWTPEKLVYETPDQKYKGEVDQVVAVDLEDPNDPNRFMLGDIDKLRVYDGGDYFSKMPYVKDYMNSYVILVKSHEVFNKDTSLYRSGLYGLAMSFTGFKTPNSKNTIVNGKLSTLSFVFKERLGDMAAYIVPKGVDSQLGINIAIKVPAIPPSDDMTHTITHIEPVKK, encoded by the coding sequence GTGAAGGAATTGAGCTTTACAAATCAAACAAACCCTAGAAATCAAACAAGCATTAAGAAGAAGCTTTTGACCATCTCGGTAGGAATACTCGTACTATCTACGTTACATACCATGCCAATCATGGCAGATGATAACCCGACTGGGTTCGCTGATATGCGTGATCATTGGGCTCAGAAAGCTGTAGCAACAGCTATTGCTAAGAAATATGTAGATGGCTATAGTGATGGTTCCTTTAGACCGGAGAATTACGTAAGCACTGCGGAATTTATCAAAATGGTTGTTACCGCTACTCAGTTGCCGGTTTCGGGCAGCACTGATGGAAGCGAGTGGTATGTACCGTATATGAAAGCAGCGGTTGAGAAAGGGATTGTGCGTGAGGACTCGATTACATCGGATACGCTTAATAAGCCAATTTCCAGGGTGGAAATGGCGAAGATCGTGGTTAGAGCAACGGATCCAGCTCTACAGCAAAAGATCGTAAGCTTAAATGACCAAGGTGCGATGTATATGGCCACGAGCAAAGGGTTAATTCAAGGGCTAGCTAACGGGGAACTAGCTCCGGACGGAAGCACGACCCGTGCCCAATCCGTTACAATAATCGAGCGAATTTTGAGCTTGAATAGTGGCCAGAAGTTGGAGACAGACAAGTATGCGGTTTCGAATGCTGAGCTCGCATTGAAGAAAACGAATTTGTTTTCGATGATTCCGGCATTTAGTGGCCTTCAGCCTTCGGGACATGAATGGACTCCTGAAAAATTAGTCTATGAAACACCAGATCAAAAGTACAAGGGAGAAGTTGATCAGGTTGTTGCGGTTGACTTAGAAGATCCGAACGATCCAAATCGTTTTATGCTCGGTGATATAGATAAGCTTCGAGTTTATGATGGCGGGGATTATTTTAGTAAAATGCCATATGTAAAAGATTATATGAATAGCTATGTGATTTTGGTGAAGTCACATGAAGTTTTTAATAAGGATACTAGTTTGTACAGGTCTGGCTTGTATGGACTCGCGATGAGTTTCACCGGATTTAAGACTCCTAATTCTAAGAACACTATAGTTAATGGGAAATTGAGCACTTTAAGCTTTGTATTCAAAGAAAGATTGGGAGATATGGCCGCGTATATCGTACCCAAAGGTGTAGACTCTCAGTTAGGTATTAATATTGCTATTAAAGTACCGGCAATACCACCCTCAGATGATATGACACACACTATTACTCATATCGAACCTGTAAAAAAATAA
- a CDS encoding methyl-accepting chemotaxis protein has product MSLLRNMRLRFKLLLMNGIAIAFMLMVGISGYYYMDKMADGSSIMYEEGLLSVKWINQLKISFTETESDMFEMMLTLDMNVKNKLKTGLETSFKTNDDLVEKLSHMPMNVEEQASFETFKESNSKYREVMAKAIEQATQNNQVAYQVYNNQVSPQSEATIDSLNELIRLKEQGAENLKNSNAHDSANAHGFILVCIALAIVVMTLNAIVLNRLISSPIKNLQTQLEKAAGGDLSAKGHYPYNDEVGSLTRAFNVMMDNWSGLVSQIADNALTLSASSEELLASAEHSSVAAKQVAASSLQLSEDFDKQFAGVTEANEAVQVMSVSTKQIDHSAKEVAVLADEATSAARNGQESVASIVGQMHEIAGSVQEVNGVIEALGGSAHEIGSIVKIINEIATQTNLLSLNAAIEAARAGEAGRGFAVVAGEVRNLAEQSSASARTITGLIETIQTHIHQAVVSMQGEANKVEEGLAVSERVQQSFARIAASVEKVNAKVDDVNQSIHQLVDSNTRIEQVMNVVSSVSQTGIGVSQEASAASQQQQSTTEEIENSAKALAGLAEELQISLHKFVV; this is encoded by the coding sequence TTGTCCCTGTTAAGAAATATGAGACTTCGATTCAAGCTTTTGCTCATGAATGGGATCGCCATTGCTTTTATGCTGATGGTAGGTATTTCAGGCTATTATTATATGGACAAGATGGCGGATGGGTCATCCATTATGTACGAGGAAGGGCTTCTCTCGGTGAAATGGATCAATCAATTGAAAATCAGCTTTACCGAAACGGAATCGGACATGTTCGAGATGATGCTGACTCTTGATATGAATGTTAAAAATAAGCTGAAGACGGGGCTGGAAACTTCGTTCAAAACGAATGACGATCTGGTAGAAAAGCTGTCTCATATGCCGATGAATGTCGAAGAGCAGGCAAGCTTCGAAACATTCAAGGAATCCAATTCGAAATACAGAGAGGTCATGGCCAAAGCGATCGAACAAGCTACGCAAAATAATCAAGTGGCCTATCAGGTTTATAACAACCAGGTATCCCCGCAAAGCGAAGCGACCATTGATTCTCTGAATGAGCTGATCCGCTTAAAGGAGCAGGGAGCGGAGAACCTGAAAAACAGCAATGCGCATGATTCTGCAAACGCACACGGCTTCATCCTTGTATGTATCGCCCTTGCCATAGTCGTGATGACGTTAAATGCGATTGTTCTAAACCGCCTGATCAGTAGTCCGATCAAAAATTTGCAGACCCAGCTTGAAAAAGCAGCTGGCGGTGACTTATCTGCAAAGGGCCACTATCCATATAACGATGAAGTCGGCAGTTTGACCAGAGCTTTTAATGTCATGATGGATAATTGGAGTGGACTTGTCAGTCAAATTGCCGATAACGCTTTGACCTTATCCGCGAGCTCTGAGGAGCTTCTGGCTAGCGCCGAGCATAGTTCAGTTGCTGCCAAGCAGGTTGCCGCATCGAGCTTGCAGCTTTCAGAGGATTTTGACAAGCAATTTGCAGGAGTTACGGAAGCGAATGAGGCTGTGCAGGTCATGTCGGTGAGCACCAAACAGATCGATCATTCCGCAAAAGAGGTGGCGGTATTGGCGGATGAAGCAACGTCTGCTGCCCGCAACGGTCAGGAATCCGTAGCTTCCATTGTTGGACAAATGCATGAAATAGCAGGGTCCGTTCAAGAAGTGAACGGCGTCATTGAAGCGCTGGGCGGCAGCGCCCATGAGATCGGTAGCATCGTCAAGATTATCAACGAAATTGCAACGCAGACGAATCTGCTCTCTTTGAATGCTGCGATTGAAGCAGCCAGAGCCGGAGAGGCGGGACGAGGATTTGCCGTCGTAGCGGGTGAAGTTCGTAATTTAGCGGAGCAGTCGTCCGCATCGGCTCGTACCATTACGGGACTGATCGAGACCATACAGACACATATTCATCAAGCGGTGGTCTCCATGCAGGGGGAAGCGAATAAGGTTGAAGAAGGCTTAGCGGTATCCGAGCGAGTGCAGCAATCCTTTGCCCGAATTGCGGCGTCTGTTGAGAAAGTGAATGCCAAGGTGGATGATGTTAATCAGTCTATCCATCAGCTAGTAGACTCCAACACGCGTATCGAGCAGGTTATGAATGTAGTGAGCTCTGTCTCCCAGACGGGAATCGGCGTGAGCCAGGAAGCATCGGCCGCCAGTCAGCAGCAGCAATCCACCACAGAGGAGATCGAGAATTCGGCAAAAGCCTTGGCTGGCCTTGCGGAGGAACTGCAAATTTCGCTGCACAAATTTGTGGTCTAG
- the lplT gene encoding lysophospholipid transporter LplT, whose product MKIKPLNTLYLTQFLSAFADNMILFITLAIIQRDAYPDFYIGVVQASFLVAYVILAPFVGAFADKNAKSSVLLIGNAIKSLGIIALFAHLDPAVCYGIVGIGAAIYSPAKYGILPTLTHSDTELLSANAKIEGYTILAILTGSVCGGLLAKYSLPISIAACLALYLLSLAMTTLIPRVAGNPDIHYGKEAKLFWKDLAVLMKDRTTRFSLVGTGSFWMASSVVRLAIIAWVPMHLGIHSVDQISMLVAVTGIGIMIGALTTPKLIPARKYYNSYVFGMIMIVAILLFTVISNLYLTIALLLLVGFSGGVFIVPMNTVLQDKGQNMVGAGKTIAVQNLVENALMLLGVGAYTQISQAGISTDISIVGIAAILAGFIAYLVVQRKRLKAVQAAV is encoded by the coding sequence ATGAAAATAAAACCTTTGAATACCTTGTATCTGACGCAGTTTCTATCCGCTTTTGCCGATAATATGATCTTGTTTATCACGCTGGCAATCATCCAAAGGGATGCTTATCCGGATTTTTATATTGGCGTTGTGCAGGCTTCCTTCTTGGTTGCGTATGTCATTCTGGCTCCCTTTGTCGGTGCGTTTGCGGATAAGAATGCCAAATCTTCGGTGCTTTTAATAGGAAATGCGATCAAATCTTTAGGCATCATCGCTTTATTTGCACATCTCGACCCGGCTGTTTGTTACGGTATTGTCGGGATCGGGGCAGCCATTTATTCTCCAGCAAAATACGGCATTCTACCAACGCTGACCCACTCGGATACGGAGCTGCTCAGTGCCAACGCCAAGATCGAAGGATATACGATCCTTGCTATTTTGACCGGCTCTGTTTGCGGAGGATTGCTGGCTAAGTATTCGCTACCCATTTCGATTGCCGCTTGTCTGGCGCTTTATCTGCTATCCTTGGCGATGACCACGCTCATTCCGCGGGTTGCAGGCAATCCGGACATTCACTATGGCAAGGAAGCAAAGCTATTTTGGAAGGATCTGGCCGTTCTGATGAAAGACCGTACAACGAGATTCTCGCTGGTCGGCACGGGCTCGTTCTGGATGGCATCTTCCGTTGTGCGACTGGCCATTATCGCATGGGTTCCTATGCACCTGGGCATTCATTCTGTCGATCAAATCTCTATGCTGGTGGCTGTAACGGGAATCGGCATCATGATCGGAGCTTTGACCACGCCGAAGCTGATTCCAGCCCGCAAGTATTACAATTCCTATGTGTTCGGCATGATCATGATTGTCGCGATTCTGCTGTTTACCGTCATTTCCAACCTCTATCTCACGATTGCGCTTCTGCTCTTGGTTGGATTTAGCGGCGGAGTCTTCATTGTTCCGATGAATACCGTTTTGCAGGATAAAGGACAGAATATGGTCGGAGCGGGAAAAACCATCGCGGTTCAAAATTTGGTTGAAAATGCGCTTATGCTGCTTGGGGTAGGCGCCTATACACAAATCTCTCAAGCAGGCATATCGACAGACATATCCATCGTTGGCATCGCGGCGATACTGGCGGGATTCATTGCTTACCTGGTCGTTCAGCGAAAGCGGCTGAAGGCAGTTCAAGCAGCCGTATAA